CTGAAATTTACTCAactttttatgtgaaaatgtaattttttaaaatgttatttataaTTTCATTTAATATAGTGtgacattttgtacatttcGCTTCTCTCTATTGTCGActgctataacacaataatgattcaacctatagccagttaatgaaatcttttacatttgcttttcaacattttgcttttgctttccttCCTGGCAAAAATCCTGTGGCTTACAGGAGgcgatgcattttatgtttctggtttgtttggagtaaataaaagaagaaccgggtagttagcatgagcagcggtAGCCTGGACGTTTGAACTTTGATGCCAGAAAAATGTGCAGCCAATCCTCACACTTTCTGCCGCTGTCTCTCATACAGACATGACAGGTGATGGGAATCTCAAGGACGGCATCACCTATGAACAGATGCAGGTCAGTTTCTCTGATTAAGGGGATTAAGTTTGAAGTgttctgttccaaaatgctttttggAAAACAAACCACGACCAGATTATTacatatctctaaaatatagaggtggtctgtaaaatgttttgttatcTTTTTGATTATCAAGAACTTAACTTACTTAACTTACTTGCTCTCTTTTAAAATGTGCATAATCTGTTTCAGTTTTAAggctatgtatgtgtgtatttgtactttttttttgcaagtggtggatatctaatatctcattttggaacaaatttGTTGAATGTCTGTCTGCTGCCAGTGAAGTGATGCTCTCTATATCTGATCCTTTTCAGGGCATCatagaggagctgctggagcacaACAGCTACTACAAAGCAACAAACACCAGGTGACACAGGACTTTAAACATTTCACCAGTCTGACTAGCAGTGAACAGACATTTACTGTGCTTTCTTTTTATGGTCACGGTTGTGTTAACAGTTGAAAATTGTATCCATCTTGGTAATAAAAATGCTACTTGAAGTTCAAcagtcaatatttaaaaaaagctCAGTTGATTCTATCTTCAAAATcataactattttgtaagcattGGTCTTAATAAGAATCATAACTTTCACAGCAACCCAGAATGTGCTTTATTTTAacgccagcaatcattttgtcagagtaaaTTTGGATATTCGTTTTGGAATGGATCTCATGAATTCTAGACATTTCTCTAGAAATGCTCAGATCAGTGTCAATTCACattcagttcattcaattcacaaaatgtaaattaaaatgGTAATTCCCATGATAATGAATCCTCAAATAACGAGTCCTCATTCTCAATCATTTCTGTAATTGTTGGTTTCTGAGCTACTGTTTCAAGCCGGAGGGTCAGCTGTCCCCTAAGCCTGTTGTTCAGACTATTAGGTTATAAATGATTGGACATAATGTTGTGAAGTAGGTGTAAACCAAAGTGTAGATACAACATCGTGTTTGCTCATGCACCCAAATAGCACAAcagatagttacatcagatcctgtgtagcGGTAAATGTTAAAAGATTTTATATCAAACCAAACGTGTGGCAAAcgcattttctgtttttcacttttGGAAAAGAAGATTCACTTCCTGAATTCTCTAAATTGAAAATTACCGACTGTGGTTCAGATATTTATCATCTcatatgtgttttgtgttgattttaggagcgaggaggaagccttgaagaaaagcagcagcagctctggggTTAAGAAATGAGAGGAGACAGCTGGAGTAACACCTCagtttattccagtgtattaacatTTTGCATTAGCCTGaggtattgtaagtacacaatgaTACTGTCTGAATTATCaatgaaaatcaattaaaatatacataaatgCACAAATGTATTTGTTGGTACGTAAATGTACTTACATCAGGGAGGTTTTCCATATTTACACAGTATCATTGTGCACCTAAAAAAAATACCTCTCCATATGTTAATAAACAGGTTATTACACTGGGATAAGGCctttgtaaagtgttaccacagCTGGTATTTCTATGTCTCCACACTCCTCCATGGTTCTCAGGCTTTAATTATTTGTACAAATGTGATATGACTGTGAATTTCCAAAGATGATTTCATATTTGTACACTAAATATGTGCATGCACCTAGGTTGAGGCCCATTCATATTCACTTCAGCCAGTCAAAATTCAAAAACTGGAAACCTTTAAGCCACGAGAAAATGCTCGTATCTAACCTTTAAAGAAATTATTAAGAAGGCTCCTTCTACAATATGTAAAAAGAAGTTTCAGTTATCATTTTGAAGTGAATAAGTTAACCtcaaccatgcacacacacacacacacacacacgcacatacacacagacacaaaccacTATACAACAGATACAATGCAAAGCTATGCCGGTCGTTTCTATGTGGGACTCTGCTGCCCCACTTGTGTGAAGctgagtgttttgttttttcaggttTCTCTGAGCCAGCACTTTAAATCCTCAGGACCCATTCAGCGGTTTTTGACTGTTTCAGCTCCTCGGTGCAGGTTTGCACATCGTAGCATATGTTTCAAATGGCTGCAAGCCAAGCTGCAGAGCCCAGTTTCCTCATGTGTTTCACTTAAAAAGCTGATTAGAAACCTGATCCTCACCTTGACCCAAAATTGAATCTTACTTTTTTGTGAACATTGATTTTCAAACGTAGAACAATATTTAACTGCGGCTTTGCCAGAAAGTGAAAACCAGGTTGAATGcttgttttttcactttatgCTGTACTTGCACCACATTAATGTATATTCTGTGACTGTCATTCAAATATATTGAACATCAAATATAGATTCTATGGATGTAATTCACTGTAAATGTACATTCTCAAATTGCTCAGATCTGAGGGCAGCTCAGGTAAAGCTTTCTGATGCACTTTCATCCAAAATGGATTTGTCAGTATAATCTGTAGTAAGCAATAGCAACCTGTGGTACGCTGATGTTGAATAAACATTATCTAATGAAGAGGAAGCCTTTTTGCTCCAGTTGTGATTATGTTAAACTAACATTGTTCCCTCTTTTGCTGTACTGCAAAGAAAAGCCCATCATGAACTGGAAGCAGGCATGCTGGGTAATCTGCACTGGTTCGGTGATAAACAGATGTAGTGGTGGAGGTTCGACCCCAGAAGAGTCGATTCCTCAACTTCAAGAAGCTTGAGAGTCGAGGTTGAATTTCAGCCAATGACTCAGGGAGTCAAAACTAAACATAGTCAACTCTTGGTATCTGCTGATTCCTCTTTTTTGACCAATGATGTCATTGTCTTTGTACATAAAATAGCTAAttacttgacttgactttagcTGCTTTAACATGATTTCTCCTTTTACTTCAAAAGGGAGTGGGTGTTGTGTGTCTAGTCTAGTGTTCACTGGTCTGCTGAAGAAACTACCTGAGTGTACTGTGGCAACCTGCACAATGTGGTGACTTTTTAGTTACTTGTGAAATATGCAAGAAAATTTAAGAATACAACATAAACAGCAGTCTCAAATGTAGCTTCCTATGGTCCGATTCAAGTGGCCCCCACAATTAAATTTGTGCATTACTAAACACATGAGCTCAGAGCAGATGCAAATTTGAACATTTACTGTGATGCAGTGTAATTCCCTGTCAAACCTACAGGGGGCAGTATGAACCACGCTTTGAGAGAAGCCTCAGTCTGAAACATGATCCTTTTGTGTctgctgaaaaacacaaaagccAGCAGCATCAGTGGAAACATGGAACAATAAAGTGAAATCCAGTACACAAGACTTTAATAGACCAAGAACTATATGAAATCTGATCTATTTAGTAGTATCACAAACAAATGCACCGTGAAAAATCATCATAGAGAAATACAAAGCCATACCATGGTATGTGGAATGTGGACTTGACATGAAAGAGTGTAATCGCACTTGCTGCACCAAGCTAATCATGCATGACTTCCagtgatggaaaatgtaaacacatttaGAGTAGTAGGCACATTCTTACAGTACATGGGCTCCTGCTTAGACACTTAGATATTCCTTTTTTGCTTCTTGCATGAATGCATTAATCCATTTTTACCTCAAATCACTAAGATACAGATCTCACTTAAAGGGGAACATTACTaagtttcacatttcacatactgtattaaTCCTAATGTCTAGAacagtccaatcaatattttgttgctgtccagtgaaaaccttgtatctccaaaatgtcaacttttcaggaaattgagaaaaacagccatgtttttagcttgacaaccatgattttttttttagttcattcAATAGGTTTTAAAACATTCATGTTCagtttcataagaccaagagTTGTAGAATTTTGTGTGTAATGTGATCCTTCGATTGacgttaaaatatgaaaatctcCAAGGTTGGAGAAGAattaaaccaaaacaaaaaccagaaaTTAAAACCAAAacgtgtgatgtcatcaggtacAATCTGTAACTGCTCCATAGACACTGAATGAGAGACTGAATTTGTGGACACAGAATGTTTGAGTTTTATACCCTAAAAGACTTGCTGCATAGTAGTGTTATCAGCTCTGAATCAGAAAATGTCCCCACATCCCTAGAAAAAAACCCCTGGGTGGATTTCCCAGTCAACTATAGCAGATTTTAAATCTTGATGATGTCACGCGTTTGAACCTCTGTCCTGTTGTTCAATTGGCTTTGGAAGAGAGTTCTTAGACTGAGTGGTGCTCCCCTTTAAGTAAGTCTCTGAGAAGTTAAAGGtcctatgtgtagcattttgtgtttgtcaaaaaTAAAATCGTATTCCCAAGAAAACCCTGTTTCctcctgttgcaaagaggatgttgctgcttgttttgaagagcaagaagaactATAAGAGCTGATCACAGTGAATATGCTTTGGGACAACGTAAGCTAACGTGAACTTTGCAGTTAGAATattggaactggaataaagttgtgttttACTTGCAAAGTAGAACCAGTTGCTGTTTTATGCCacaaagcaatccagcagattccCCACGAAATCTGAATCGGAGGCACACAATATAAAACTCTATAAAAGTGATGGTCTAGTTTGTTTAcgataataatacaaaaattaatgtggtgatgatttattgagggtaaaatgctgcacatatggggcgtcctggtggctcagttggctaaggtgcgtaccatgtaaccatgacgtttgaatctggcctgggtCTCTTTCTACTGCGACctatccaataaaggcaaaatgcaaaaaaaatgctacacatggcacctttaaCATATGCAATTTACCATAAGATATGCCATTTGTATGGGTGGCCTCAACAGGAGTTTGACTCCTATTCACCAATGAGCAACAAGCTAATACCTCTAGAACTGCATCgctgtgttttctgtatttACCTCCAGTGAATACCGAACGATACTGGCCAACATTCAGACTTCTACTCATGTAATTTCCTAACTTAAACTCAGTTATGTCAGTTTGTGACATTATGATGATGTTATTGCCAGCTATAAACATTCACTTTGTACTTATGATGCCTTTATGAGTAAATACTTCATTGTCAAGTTTTTGTATTTACATTTCCCTTTTGTACATATAAAActgctttttctcctcttcaaaCAATTAGTCCAgagcttctgttttttttttttacactcaaCAAATCAGGAGCCCAAACAGCAGAACCTAACTGAATAAAAATCCACCTTGTACGTAAAAAGCTCAGAAACTCCAGAAACATCTCTTCATTCCATATATTTGCTAACTTTGCTACCCTAATACTAAAGGTATTGTTATTTAATGAGGTAAGAAATTAATCCATGTGATATATCATGCAAATATAAATACAGTAGCGACCTGTCACAGAAAGTTTGGAGAGTGATTACCAACGGGTTGTGAGATGCTCGCCGCCATGCCGCAGGagtgaaaacaaaaggaaagagaTTGTAACTTGTTGCATCATCCTCCCCAATCTTTCTCCCCCTTTACAGCATCGTTTGAACCCTCCCACCTCACAGAAATTAGGCTTCGTCTTTGTTTTGTGCAGGAAGGCAAGTCAATAGTATCTTTCCTTGTGTTGTCACCCTTCAAACATGGCGGTATTTCCCTCCACCAATCTCTGAATATTCACTGACAGGCCTCTGCTGAACCGAAGACTGAGGTAAAACACTAGTAGCCCTCTGGACTGCATCCGTAGCTGTTATTGTTAGCCTTTctttggggagggaggggttttttttttgttggaggTATTGTTCTTTTTCGAGGGTTCAGACCAAGAAGCCAGTGTCCAGGTACTGTGTGGAGACGGAGAGTGTGTGCTGGCCGGTGTTTTGCTCCTCTCCGTTCTCCTCACACtgtttcttctgctgcttctccagGTTCTCCAGGTCCTCCAGCATCTCCTGGATCAGAGGAGGCATGGAGCCGGGGATCTCCATCTTCAGCGTCACCACCCGCTCCGCACCTGAGGAAGTGGACGCAGATGCACTTTTTAAAAGGGACACGGAATTTCCAGTGCgtcatattattttattaacagaTGCTGTATTGAAAAGTAACAATGTGTGTCAATGGGGTATTAAAGTGTAATAAAGTGTAGGGATTatcacctcccatcacagatgtttcattgaattaggtCCACAAGACCTCCAGGAGGCTCAACAGTAAATTCAGGCATCCCAGAACCAGAAGCTCTTCCCTCTGCACCTGCTCTGACCTGATCAGACCTACACTTGCCCTACACTACACTGCAATACGCTGCACCTAGACTGAGGCTTACACTTAGCCCACAtgtctatatatctatattgtGCAGAGTCAGGCCATCATCAGATAATaggctttttttctcctgctaaAACACAAAGTGTTTGTATGCTAGTAATAGAGAGAGCAAGATTTTTGAGCAGAAGTTTGACAACAACTTGCAAGCTATGTAGTTaccattagctagctaacctgtaATCTGTAGCCGACAAAGGGGATAacgttaaaaataaaaaaggacaaGAGAACGTTCCCCTTCTGAAACAGAATGTGGATATACGACATCCTCCTAGGAAGAACAGAGCACAGAGGGTTTCATCATTTTGTCCAAGAGCTTCATCTAGATAGCGTGCATTTCAAGGGCTATTTTTGCATTGACGTAATTTGCTGCGTAGTAAAGTTGTGACATGTTCAACTTGGAGCACCTCAACACACGCTGTATCTGAAACACAGTTTGGACGAGACGCGCGCCTGCCACAACCAAACCACTGAGAACAACTGAAAAAAGGTGCATGCGTGTTCAAAAAACATCCCATGTGACCACGGCTTTATATGAGACACTACACAGGGTGGGAAACTTCGGTTTTTGCTCATCAGCTGCAAATGCTGGTAGATTTTGGCAGCTACAGAACAGAAAGCAGCCTCTAAAAATGATTAATTACCTCCCACAGTGACCAGCAAAGCATGCCAGGAAACAGCTTTGGCTGATGTCTGGTAGTAATTTCCCCTGCAGCCCCAACATGAtcactttcccttttctttATCGAACAAATCGGTACGTAAGCAGTTACAGTAGCTATATTATTGGAATAATTTGTGATAAATCTTGAATTTTATGGAGGATGATCTATCAGCTAGTCAGCAGCGACCCTCCGACCTTTCGCACTGATGCTGCGCAGGTCGGTGATCTTCATGAGGGCCTTGGGGAACATGAGGGGCATGCTGGGCCGCCGTTTGCGGGAGTAGATCTTCAGCGCCTCCAGcagaggctcctgcagcacctccaCCTTTGACGGCTCCACCAGGTCCTGACGGTCTGTTCAGAGACAACACAGACAATTTAAACAAGGACTCTTCAAATAATCTCACACCAAGCTATAACTTTTAATGTGTGTCCTGGTACGTGGTAAAATTGTTGTTTTCCAGTGTAATAGTTTACATATATCACCATTTTCCGTGGCTATAATCAGTGCATAGCAGTTCACTAGGTTACTAATGTAACACCGGTTCTTGGGTTTTAGGGTTTTGCGTCAGTACGGGCTGCAGTACCTCCAGAGACCAGGCAGATGGCGCTGAGCAGGCCGCTCTCTGTGTCGTCCATCTCCAGCGGCAGCAGCTGGCCGGCAAACGTGAAGACCTGGTCCGTCAGCGGTCCGAATCCGGCGTTGTGGATCTGAGTCCGGGTCAGGGTCAGCCCGTCTGAGAAGGTCATGGTGTCCTGGTCAGGAGTGTAGCGAGTGCAAATCCTCAGGATCTAGacgggaggagaagaagagagtgagaaTATCACAATATCACAACAGAGAAATTCAGATTCAGGGAGCAACGCACTATCATGGAAAACCAAAAATCTGTCATGCTTTATCAAAAACCCAAATTGAGAGTATCTCATGATTTTGACGCCTTAACCATACAGCTGGCCGATAGCGTACATCCTCCTGTCAACCAGTCATGTGTGGTGCTGTGTATACGTTGtaggtagggatgggacaataaccagtattactatatattgtggtaaaaaaacaataacgaTTATGACACCGACCCTCATTTTTATTGACCGTCGACTTGTTGGGAGGCTGAATAACAAGCACAGCACAACTGATTTGCTGTGCTTTGATTTTGATGAAGTGTGACATATTCCAGGTTTGATAAAGAGAGTGAtaaaagtgagaaagaaagaaaaggaaagagtaCACAAGAACAAAAGATATAATAGGAAgccacagaataaaaaaaacaaaagtaggtcattgtaaaacagaaagaggagacgTAACGAACGAgggaaacatttcaaaacaggaCTCCAAAGGAAGCAATTAAAAACCACACATAGCATCAAACCAAGTTCCTTAAGGATCTAAAACAGCAGAGGATCACGATGAACTCGGCAGATAACTGTCCCAGAGCGCCTCGTCCGACAAACACCCCAACGTGACTttgattttacattaaattccCACGGTGCTCTCAGAGTGAGTTATCACAGGTGAAGACACAAAACATCTGATgcggatggagagagacagagaacgacagaggagagggagggaagatgaaagagaataaaacatgcagctatactgtccgtctgtctgtctgtctgtctgtcagtctgtctgtctgtcagtctgtctgtctgtctgtctccctgtctgtctgcctgcctgcctgcctgcctgcctgcctgcctgtctgtctgtctgtctgtctgcctgtctgtctgtctgtctgtctgtctgtctgcctgtctgcctatctgtctgtctgtctgtctgtctgtctgtctgtctgtctccctgtctgtctccctgtctgtctgcctgtctgtctgtctgtctgtctgtctgcctgtctgtctgtctgcctgtctgtctgtctgtctgcctgtctgtctgtctgtctgtctgtctccctgtctgtctgtctgtctccctgtctgtctgtctgtctccctgtctgtctgtctgtctgtctgtctgtctccctgtctgtctgtctgtctgtctgtctgtccgtctgcctgtctgtctgtctgtctgtctgtctgtctgtctgtctccttgtctgtctccctgtctgtctgcctgtctgcctatctgtctgtctgtttgcctgtctgtctgtctgtctgtctccctgtctgtctgtctgtttgcctgtctgtctgtctgtctgtctgtctgtctgcctgtctgtctgtctgtctgtctgtctgtctctctgtctgcctgtctgtctgtctgcctgtctgtctgtctgtctgcctgtctgtctgtctgtctgtctgtctccctgtctgtctgtctgtctccctgtctgtctgtctgtctccctgtctgtctgtctgtctgtctgtctgtctccctgtctgtctgtctgtctgtctgtctgtccgtctgcctgtctgtctgtctgtctgtctgtctgtctgtctgtctccttgtctgtctccctgtctgtctgcctgtctgcctatctgtctgtctgtttgcctgtctgtctgtctgtctgtctccctgtctgtctgtctgtttgcctgtctgtctgtctgtctgtctccctgtctgtctgcctgtctgcctatctgtctgtctgtctgtctgtctgtctgtctgtctgtctgtctgtctgtctgactgtctgtctgtctgtctttagtATAAACGTAGGCTGTGTGATTCAAGATCCACAGAAAGTGTGAAACGCACAAGCAGCTATggatggcgtgtgtgtgtgtgtgtgtgtgtgtgtgtgtgtgtgtgtgtgtgtgtgtgtgtgtgtgggtgcatgcatgCAAATCAAGTTATTCAAgattttttcaccttgttagctaattctccatgtcataatatagacctatttaacaataaatgccaaataaaaatattaaattcacattttcttgtatttctatatcaaaatcccattacttttacttcctcaaaaacagagtatctttaatggtgacctcatgctgcaccagtaggcgtaaataaaaattccaaccaataaaacccgtcacagattttttaacagtcccgcccacacagACGCACCAGGATGTCCAGGCAGGCGGCTTTGAGCAGGGTGATCTGGTCGGAGATGGTGAGGCCGGTGAAGCCCGGCACCCGCTTGGCGAACTCCACCACCTTGATGATGCACTTGGTGGCGAGCTCGCTGAACTTGTCCCACAGACCCAGGTCCAGCTGGATCCTGTGGTCAGAGCTGGAGTTCTGCCGCCGgaggaagggcagagagagagagagagagagagagagagagagagagagagagagagagagagagagagagagaggacaggaaggacaTTTGTGACACTTGTTCATTTTACTGCAGAGCTGTTAAAGTTCACGTTTCAGGTTTCAGAAAGGCACAGTTAAGACttttttaaagacatttttaatgcgACCCGAATTAAATTTAAgactaataaactaaactaaaataaacaaaaatctgtcagAAACTACTTGAACACACATAGACATTCAAACATAGCTAATGAAGGCTGTAAAACTATTAAGGCGCTGCATGAAAATACACTGTAGATGGTCATATTTGCCTCATATCTCCACAGAAGGACATTGCCTCTTTATTTGATGATCAACCTACtaatgtctttactgttgttgttattgttgattaCATAATACATGGTGCAATGATGTACATTTTAAAAGCAAGAGTCACTGTGGGATGATGAAACatcttattttcttttgaaatattacaagccAAATGAACTTCAGGTCTGCTATTTGAATTATTATTgacattttaattctttttaaggccttaaattgacataatttcagact
The Centroberyx gerrardi isolate f3 chromosome 12, fCenGer3.hap1.cur.20231027, whole genome shotgun sequence genome window above contains:
- the LOC139931012 gene encoding retinoic acid receptor gamma-A-like isoform X1, which produces MFDYMDFLAVGPGEILDLYSSSPACMLQEQDRSFAACFPEVTESDWQVHRSSQSVESQSSSSSSDDLFTSPPSPPPPPRTYKPCFVCQDKSSGYHYGVSACEGCKGFFRRSVQKNMAYTCHRDKNCIINKITRNRCQYCRLQRCFAAGMSKESVRNDRNRRKGKKEAVKMTIIETYELTAELGLIVEKICRAHRETFPSLCQLGKYTTNSSSDHRIQLDLGLWDKFSELATKCIIKVVEFAKRVPGFTGLTISDQITLLKAACLDILILRICTRYTPDQDTMTFSDGLTLTRTQIHNAGFGPLTDQVFTFAGQLLPLEMDDTESGLLSAICLVSGDRQDLVEPSKVEVLQEPLLEALKIYSRKRRPSMPLMFPKALMKITDLRSISAKGAERVVTLKMEIPGSMPPLIQEMLEDLENLEKQQKKQCEENGEEQNTGQHTLSVSTQYLDTGFLV